One region of Arvicola amphibius chromosome 3, mArvAmp1.2, whole genome shotgun sequence genomic DNA includes:
- the LOC119810534 gene encoding LOW QUALITY PROTEIN: 40S ribosomal protein S20-like (The sequence of the model RefSeq protein was modified relative to this genomic sequence to represent the inferred CDS: substituted 2 bases at 2 genomic stop codons) yields MALEDTGKTPVEPEVVIHRIXITLTSRTXSRWRRCVIRGAKEKNLKVKGPVRLSTKTLRITTRKIPCGEGSKMWDCFQLRIHKRLIDLHSPSEIVKKITSISIEPGVEVEVTIADA; encoded by the coding sequence ATGGCTTTGGAAGACACCGGGAAGACGCCAGTGGAACCTGAGGTGGTGATTCACCGGATCTGAATCACACTCACCAGCCGCACGTGAAGTCGCTGGAGAAGGTGTGTGATCAGAGGCGCCAAGGAGAAGAACCTGAAAGTGAAGGGACCGGTGCGTTTGTCCACCAAGACCCTGAGAATCACTACAAGGAAAATACCTTGTGGTGAAGGTTCCAAGATGTGGGATTGTTTCCAATTGAGAATCCACAAGCGACTCATTGACTTGCACAGCCCTTCTGAGATTGTTAAAAAGATTACTTCCATCAGTATTGAGCCGGGAGTGGAGGTTGAAGTCACTATTGCAGATGCCTAA